A single window of Pieris napi chromosome 8, ilPieNapi1.2, whole genome shotgun sequence DNA harbors:
- the LOC125051742 gene encoding uncharacterized protein LOC125051742 — MKSPIEVTCIVCQLRFCCADCRWKHEQRAHELTYDCPLCRGNPFLCHPQYLNQDFIEHLTTHLPLRCRKCQQTYTTMQDFQDLDKCTTISELCSFKRDDVEEKFDSIYEKMRNDTDNFEAIVSVNKSSKTAVITPILRKTHIVEYDSSEDDSIEGNKTPHANLAPKTPKVDKQNTPHIKKLRQTPHVKKWMLRQAAFDEDEETLNDASLNMNPKTPTPSRNDEMEVPEASQQVTTPTSHLPHVLKLAQIVTTSTPTNPATEGWLRFPDTANDSPLSEIETADSPSQKPMEMPKLKGIIVDSRRGSQESTEKQVTFQDSNDSSLKKKVTFADGTVFNQGAPNIKRVYRKPKRMLTPGPQKPKRTITNPRFQALLNRFENRVATITQTPLNKIEKSQETPQAEHSVLARAISFKDSPGLENTKDSDLFSSCVDSEPNNAITMLTANIAGSLQKCLTSLIRTQEDDTEIQFKFTVTKKKVSVQRMANDGSENFNEIDRDAIVEKENIWSTVTKVVKKVFWGDKETPHRSYCHDSTSSSTSKRKYEDISDDSPLNHKRPKFEGRLRGRPPIRPNLDMVGLRTHSAENSSLLKQFSFPEESLNQSF, encoded by the exons ATGAAGAGTCCGATTGAG GTTACGTGCATCGTTTGTCAATTACGATTCTGTTGTGCGGATTGCCGCTGGAAGCACGAGCAAAGAGCTCATGAGCTAACCTATGATTGCCCCCTTTGCCGTGGCAACCCCTTCCTCTGTCATCCCCAATACCTTAACCAAGACTTCATTGAACACCTCACAACCCACCTTCCGCTCCGGTGTAGAAAGTGCCAACAAACATACACTACAATGCAGGACTTCCAAGATCTAGACAAGTGTACTACTATATCTGAATTGTGTAGTTTCAAAAGAGATGATGTTGAAGAAAAGTTTGATTCTATTTACGAGAAAATGCGAAATGATACCGATAATTTTGAGGCGATTGTATCTGTTAATAAATCAAGCAAAACTGCAGTGATTACGCCAATACTAAGAAAGACCCACATTGTAGAATACGATTCTAGTGAGGACGATAGTATAGAAGGTAATAAAACGCCCCATGCGAATTTAGCCCCTAAAACACCAAAGGTTGATAAGCAAAATACCCCGCATATTAAGAAATTGAGACAAACGCCACATGTCAAGAAGTGGATGCTGAGGCAGGCTGCTTTCGATGAAGATGAAGAGACTTTGAATGATGCTTCGCTCAATATGAATCCTAAAACACCAACGCCTTCCAGAAATGATGAAATGGAAG TTCCAGAAGCGAGCCAGCAGGTAACGACGCCGACTTCACATCTTCCACACGTTTTAAAATTGGCACAGATTGTTACCACTAGTACTCCAACTAACCCAGCAACAGAAGGCTGGCTTCGCTTTCCTGATACTGCAAATGATTCTCCACTATCAGAAATTGAGACTGCTGATAGTCCATCACAAAAG ccAATGGAAATGCCAAAACTGAAAGGTATTATCGTAGACAGTCGTAGAGGAAGTCAAGAGAGTACAGAAAAGCAGGTCACTTTTCAGGATTCTAATGATTCTTCACTCAAGAAAAAGGTCACATTTGCTGATGGAACTGTGTTCAACCAAGGCGCTCCTAATATTAAGCGGG TCTATCGCAAGCCAAAACGAATGTTAACTCCAGGCCCACAAAAACCGAAAAGAACTATCACTAATCCACGATTTCAAGCACTTCTTAATAGGTTTGAGAACAGAGTGGCAACGATTACGCAAACCCCACTCAACAAAATAGAGAAGAGCCAGGAAACACCACAGGCTGAACATAGCGTTCTCGCTCGAGCTATAAGTTTCAAAGATAGCCCAGGCCTTGAAAACACGAAAGATTCGGACTTGTTTAGTTCGTGCGTAGATTCTGAACCAAACAATGCAATAACGATGCTCACAGCAAACATCGCAGGATCGCTACAGAAATGCCTCACATCACTTATCAGAACCCAAGAGGACGATAcagaaatacaatttaaatttacagtaACGAAGAAAAAGGTGAGCGTGCAAAGGATGGCGAATGATGGCAGTGAAAATTTTAACGAGATAGACAGAGACGCTATCGTcgagaaggaaaacatttgGTCGACTGTCACTAAGGTCGTGAAAAAGGTGTTTTGGGGCGACAAAG aaacaCCACACCGATCCTATTGTCACGATTCCACATCCTCATCGACCTCTAAACGCAAGTACGAAGACATATCTGACGACAGTCCGCTGAATCACAAACGTCCAAAGTTCGAAGGGAGGCTCCGTGGAAGGCCACCAATTAGACCCAATCTGGATATGGTGGGCTTAAGAACACACTCAGCGGAGAATTCGTCGTTGCTAAAACAGTTTTCGTTCCCGGAAGAAAGTTTGAACCAAagcttttag